AAGTTGGAAATGGCGCGGTTTGCGTTACATCATTCCTTTTGTAATCTGCATCGAGCATATCCTTGTGTTTGGATTCTTGTATAACTACAGCATCTTATTCTTGAGTTTCCAGGAGGAGTTTGGTACCGGCGCTGCATTCACTGGTGAGTTAAAAATCACCAGTTGGTCAAAATGCTCGTAAGCGGGTTGATGTATATTTATAGGCCAAactaaaatttgtttgtttgcccATAGTTATTATATACAACTTTAATTGATGGAATGATGCAGCCATAAAATAGTGTAGGtctatttcatggaatagtgtTTTCATATAACTCACAATTTCTGTAAAAAAGTAAACCTACAGGATGTTCATTACATTTCTTTTTGTTGTGAAACCACTCACATAGAAACGAactgaattgtttttttaaacaacttggTGTTAACATTATTCTTGTGCATAATACCcttagagctatatatattgatatcaatatatatatagcGATTTGATAATACCATACAATGTGTTGTTGTCCTGGTACTAATTAGCAAAGCATGCTCTATGAAACCGCTTTGTGTGGTTTCCCGCACTCACGAACGTGACATGCCTGGCGGTCGCGGCCTTCATTGCGGCGGGGTGAACGACTGGCAAGGCGGCGGGTAAATAGTACATAGACCTTGGTGTTACTCATTCATTGGTCACATAGGATATCTTCAAAAGGACGGGTCGCTCGGTCGATTTACTTACTTATGTACTTTTTGGTACATTATATACCCTTGGTAGTAAAATACTAATGTCTTTTATTTCACTCGCGCTTTTACTATATTCatattatagatgttaaatttgcatcggggataaagaatattaatttttttttttttacccatacaccgatgtgtgttagcactgtatactcaggattcgaacccacgacccttgcaattctagagcagtgtcttaccaactagactaccgaggttgcccggcagctagaggcagttcgaatcctatgttttggcagcgggtacccgttgcggtacccgctgccaaaacatattCATATTATTTCAATACACTCAACGGGATCGGTGTACAGGCTGATGACCACCATACAATTACAACCATATTATACTCGGGGTTTACTGAGAAGCGGTTGttgggttaaaggcactgggacacgtttggtaaagaATGTCAAAGACAGTCTCCTTTTGTATCAAAACTAttcataataacaaacctgtggaaatttgagctcaaggtTGTTCGtagtttgcaagaaaatatCGGGGGAAAAACACTTGCTTGCACAAACtatgtgtgtgctttcggatacCTGAGAAgagcttcaggtctgaagtctttctcagatttagtcaaatattttagtgggaagttacctctttctcaaaaactacgttacttcagacggagttgtttctcacaaaatgttttatcaacagctctccgtggGTTGCTCGTGACAAAGTAAGTTTGTCTATGGTCCTACGTATATTTTTGAGTagaaccaaacgtgtccagtgccattactGAGTATAACACGGACGAATTCATGCCATTTATGACACAGCACCTGATAAGCAGAAAACACTATCTGGATTTCAATGAAGTCACGTTGGGGTCAACAATTGAACCAAGTCACATTGCAAACATGATTATCAAACTCAAAGGTCGGTTGGAACGCGATACTTTTTTTGTTTCGCTTAGAAAATCGTTCGTATCAATGTAGAGAAGGATCCGAGTATGTGATCTTGGCTTTTAGTTTTTACTTGAACAGCCAAATCAGTGTTGGTCTCCCTACCAGCCTGGTCTCCCCACTGGTCTCCCCTTGATCTCCCCATGGAGAAACAAATGATCTCCCCTCGGATGTCATTGTATCGGCATTGGCCTCGGTCTCCCCGGTATCGACTACAACACTGAGTGCGCTCGTTTAGCTTTACTGCGTCGACCGGTGTGTGGCGGctttttcccaggacgagtgagtgcagataattacccacattcgtcctggtaaaaaatACGAaacgcaccggggtcgacccagggaagctaaacgaacgcacccactttATTGCCTGAAATAGCGCCATCCTGTGGATTCAACTCCCTATTATATAGTTAGGCCGTTTGCTAGCTAACTTTGTGGGGATGGTATGCGTGGCTGATGATGCCGAGGAGTCACAGCGATCTCAGACTTGACTTCAAGTCTATGTTTAAAGTGCATGCCTATAACTCACGTCGACTAAAATCCCCACAGGCTGGTATAATGGCATTTAAAAAATACCATAGTGTAACAGGTGTTTTGAGCCTTATTTACTGCCGTTAGTCATAAGACAAGTTCAGCGACAAGAAGCCATGCGAAATATTCCAAAAAGAAAAACCGACATCGTGTAACCGGCACCATAATGGTTGCAAAGCGCTGAACAGTGTTGTGTAAAAGAAAGTGCGTGGATCGAGTTAATATCCTTTATCGACTTAAGTATACACTCGATTGCTTTCTTAGTCACACACGAAAAAAGAAGAACACAATGAGAGGTCTACAGCCTAATATGTTtcaaaaagtttccttaaatAGTTCCAATCTTCACTTGCCTTTGCTAGGTTGTTTTTCTCGTTTCCTCATCCATCTTGAAAGTTGAGTAGTAGGAAACTTGGTCCATAAAGGCCGACCAATAGCAGACTTTACCCATTTTAATTGGTCgatcttattttttaaataaaacgcATTTACCAAacgcaattttttgtttaactgtgGGTTAAAATCATGactttaattttattaaaaactgtTTACTTTGTATTGGTTTTTGTTCCAGGTTGGTTGGGATCTTTAGCCAACTCCTTGACATGTTTGGCGAGCCCTCTGACAAGTTCACTCCTTGGAAGGACCGGCAATCGAGTTATACTTGTCGCTGGTCATGTATTCATCTTCGCAGGTGTGATGCTGACCTCTGTAATTCCAAACCTTGCGTACGGGATATTGACCTTCGGAATCCTGACTGGGGTTGGAGCCAACTTCGTCATCCATACTTCGCTTGTCCTTCTGCTGGTGTGGTTTGAGGATAGCAACTACTGCAGGGCAAACGCTATAGCTGTTCTTGGATCCACGTTGGGTAAAATGCGGATTGATTTGTTGTGCAATCAGACACCACGGGTTCACTCTGCGGGGATAGCTCAGTCAGTGGCGGTTttataagagcaccagactcaattAGCTtcggtgtttctgttcagcagagtgtgggttcgagtccaagttGTGATACGAACTTTATGTCCATAAGCATGAGGtttcgtccttcgaatgggacgaaaagccgttggttccgtgtgttgtgttgtgtaacgttcgtaaaagaacccagtgcacttaccgAAAAGAACAGGGGTtagccctggtgttcctggtttgattggctgcatattgcgtcATAGCACGTTGTGTGATTtgaaggaataggtctcatacttcaaaacgtagctcTAAAATATATCTCGATGATAAAATACTGAGCGACGATACGCCCCTTAGGGATTTGATGACGTTCTTTAAAGAGCCAGTATTATTAGTTTTAAACATTGTTCTTTACTTATTTTTCTGTTGATTCAAAACATATCTCTTTCTGTGTAGGTGTGTTGGCTTTCAGTCCCCTGCTCACAGTCTGCATATCAAGATACGGGTGGCGGAATGCTTTGAGAATTATATCTGGTGTGATCCTGGTGTTTGGTGTAGCTTTTGGGTTAGTTCTAGTTGACCCACCGACATATGAAAAggaaacatgtattaaaaacgATGAAGCGCATCTTGGAGAGGATAAACCAGAGGTTGTTCCTTTGACCGAAGATGGCGTGGACATCGGTAACAATCTCCAAGTAATGAAAGATAGAACTCCTGAGAATCAGAGCTTGTGTGAAGAACTTAAAGAACACCATGAAGACTTGACTCGACAAAAACAACAGAAGAAATGTTGCTTCTCATCAGACAACTACGAGGTGCTGGATATGATGAAGAGTTTTGAACCCTGGGTTTGGAGCATAGGACTCACACTTTCTCTAATGGGATGGACATTTTTCACCATTAACTTTGTAAGCTGATTATTTTGCGGAACTCATTATATGATAAGAATGGGCAAAATGTCATATAAAGAGTAGGACAggggtatttttttaattgcaaaTTTATTCACCAGATTTCTTTTCTACAAACGATACACTACGGAAAAAGCTAACCGGAACCgcccttgtttatttttgttatctCCATAATAATTATCTTTATTTGGAAGTTTAGTTTGTAAACAATAAAATGTACAAgttaattattagcgtaaaacaaattcttatttCGTTGATGGCAACGTAAGCAATAAATGGATGGGTATGCAAACAACATATGCTTGGCTTTGACAGTCTTTTTGGTGGAGATATTTCTACGGGGGACTGGTTCAGCTGGTATGAATTTTAGGATCAATGAGTTTCCAGAtgaaaatatttctctggaggattggtactgcaaataaaaaaaaaattattggtaCTTTTCATATCTGACTTTTGCACTTAAACttgaaaaattattttctttgacCGTAGGCCAGTTTTATGGATGGGCGTGGTCTGAACAGTGACCAGATATCCCTCGTCATTATGCTCTTCGCTGTTGGGGAAATCGTTGGCAAAGTTTCGATCGCTGCCATTGGGGACAATCTTCCGTTCCAGCGTATTTACGTCGTTGCTGCGTCCATGCTTCTCGGTACAGCTGCGTTGTCTTTCATGACGTTTGTTCATACGTTGGAGCAAATGATAGCATTAGCAGTGGGTAAGAACAGACTGGGAAGACTGGTCCaaattcttaaagacactggacactgttggttattgtaaaagaccagtcttctcaacatgtgcataatattacaaacctgtgcaaatttgagctcaattggaaaAGAAACACCCCTGTCtcacattgtgtgctttcagatgcttgatttcgagacctaaaattctaattctgaggtctcgaaatcaaattcgtggggaaaaacttctttctcgaaaactacgtcacttcagagggaaccgtttctctccatgttttatcaacctctccctattactcgttaccaagtaaagttttgtgctttacaaaaatttgagtaattaccaaaaagtgtccactgcctttaattgaataGTGCATTAAAACTTATAACATATTTTGTTAACTGGTAATAGAAATTGGTGTATATGAAATAACGTGTTTGTTTTACGAGCTGCACACAACTCACGCGTGCACGTTTTATCAAAGATGCGGtccatgacgtcatgtgcaatgaGGGCAATCAACTTTCTACGATCTTGCTTTTATGTGTGTGTATTTTTACCAATGCTTTTGCCggttattgttttaaaaacatcttttttaCTTTGGACGGtgtcaacctttttttttattattcaaaatttactaaaccattaataatattattaactcTATACGCACATTATCCAATATTGTTTGTCTGTTTCTCTGTTTAGCTTCCGGGTTCATACGGTCGGGCCTGTACGGTCTTTCGAATGTTGCCACTGTAGAGATCTTTGCCGATACGTACACCACCAGTGGTGTAGTGATCATGTCGATGGTTCCTTATGGTGTGGGAATTTTACTCGGTGCTCCATTGTCCGGTAAGAATTAAAGTCAGGTTCACTGTAACAGCTATATCCGGATGGAAACAAAATTCGGTGCaacaaaattgccactgtcacAAATGCggatttttttcttcctctaaaattaaaaaaagggagtccttaaagacactggacactattgttaattgtcaaagaccattcttctcacttggtgtatctcaacatatacataaaataacaaacctgtgaaaatttgagctcaatctgtcgtcgaagttgcgagataataatgaaagaaaaaacacccttgtcatatacgaagttgtgcgctttcagatgcttgatttcgagacctcaagttctaaatctgaggtctcgaaatcaaattcgttgaaaattacttctttctcgaaaactatggcacttcagagggagccatttctcacagtgtgttatactatcaacagctccccattactcgttaacaaataaggttttatgctaataattattttgagtaattgccaatagtgtccactgcctttaaacaaaaatttggaCAATATTTCCGAGGTCCAaatttttgaggatggcaattttaTATTACAATTTTATATGTCCCCGAAGATTCTGGGTGTCCTCACATTATTGGaaactaacatgggctgaatgTTGGGAGGATAGAATAGCTTGCCACACATGCGTGCTCGGGCCGAGTATCCGGGTGACAAAATCGGCGGACAATGCCGATTAATGGTTTAACCACTTTCTCTTGGCCCATCCTATGATACGTGTTTATCTGATACAACTTTCGGCCGgttacattttattttccaAAAAAGAAACCCCTTCACGTTTCGCTCTTTGTGCATGTAGAGTTCCAATTGTTGTGATCTAGTTTTATAATCATGCACCGAATTGCGAAACTCAGTCTGCTTTTGTGGTGTGTGTGTCCATAGAACTTTTAGCTCTATGGTCACCATAAACTTTACGTCTAACCTTGtaaaatttgttgtttgttttacaccTGGTTTTCTGATTTTGATGCATGGCTTTTATGATTGTTTTGTATCTTACCTGGTAATTGTTGTGTATGCTTTGCTACAGTAGGGCCTACCCTTAGGCAGATAGCAGTTGTAAAACATGATAAGGctattattgggtgcgttcgtttagcttcccttggtcgacccggtctgccccgggtgcgaaagtttttttttcaaggatgGTAAAGCAAGTGGCACAAGCAGTGTGATCTGCTTAAAGTTGTACGCATGAATACgtgtaaagatggggcaagagaatGTGACTAAACATAAAAGAATCGTAGtagaaacaatttggggtcactgagaGAACTTACAGTACTCGGCAGGGTACTCGCGAGGGTATTTTTGTctgactacgtcacccggaaaactgaacacgccggaaagctaaaaccgttcaaACTACGTGCTGAAatgtccggctacgtcacccggaaaactgaacacggcggaagactgaaaccgccaccccaatgccctgcttgtggagtgggtcacttgggggtgacctaaagtgtgcatgccgtcaccacgagagggcgagtgtgatcaaGCACtgcggggttgacccagggaagcttatcgaacgcacccactgtctCAACGCAATACCACCCCAATTTAACCACACACAGACTTGTAAAGTTTGCAAATCCATTGGGCAATGATTCAATAAGCAGTGACAAcaacttgatttgatttgatttgatttgtttttatatgatttggtttgatttgatttgatttgcagGAGGATTGTATGACATCACAGGTAACTACATTCTCAGTCTTGTAGTCATCGGCGCCATCTTTGTTTGCTGTGCAATGTTATATCTGGCCATACCAATACGAAGGCGGCTACGAGCGCGTGGTGTGTGCTGTACAGCAACGACAACCCCTGTTCGGTTATGAAATCATTTATTAGCAAAGATCGACCATCAGAAGTCATGTGTGCTGAAAATTCAGGACTGCAAAATATTAACACATAAATTACGCCAGGAAAGCAAACCTTGTAATGTGTCTACTTACATGCGGAGACGTCCCGTTTTCATAAAGATGTTTAAACACATTTCTTTGGTAAGCACCAAAGgaggggcaccagtcacaccaGTGTAAACTTGAAGGGCTTTCGGCTGGTAACCAATATATGTTAAGTAAAATTGTCCGTGTTATTCAAGCTTTTAACTGTgtgtatgttgttgttttttgtgggggggagggggggggctcTGCTGTTTTACCTTGCTCTCGGTATCCAAATGCGAACAAAGGCACTGAGTGTTGTCCACACACAATCCAAACCCCCAAGTAATTCCGCACAGTCTTATTTAGACTTAAGGGATGGTAAAGTCAGTGCTGTAATTTGTCTTCCATACTCCGTTTTTTGATCTTCTCATCACCAAAGAATGTCTTTTTACAAACATGATGCCCGTGTATTCTGTCAACATTCCACAAAAATATGTTTCTGAAGTTAACTCTCCATCAACAAAGAACACAGTCTTCCATAAATTTCCTTCGAATATTCCGCAGGGAAAGTCAGCAATATTTGAATTCACGGGtggttttatattattataattttttttttttttttgtaaaacagcAACTTTTCTGTAAATGAAATTGTTGGCTTTTGAGGGGTTGTTGAGACAATTGTCGAGTATTGTGTGCTCAGAGGCTGTTTATGCCTCAAAATACCGTGTGCTTGTATTTATTGGGGCATTAAAGTAGCTCATATAATAAAAATTATCTGTAAACATTGTTTAACAACAGTGCTGTTAATTTGTATgtgaaatatttgtataaagttGTATGTGAATAATATACGTCTTTTTGTTATTGATTGTAAATAATCAGAGTTAATTTCTAATAAACATGAATAGTATATGAGACTAAACGTTTTGTTCCGTCCTAGCCTTATGAGGTTTAGAAGGTTTGCTTTGTTCTTCTAGTCCTATTTCGTTCATATTATCATAACTTATTAAGTTAATAACTTATTAAGATCTTGAAGATCTGGTAAGAAGTCAACTTATTGTTGTGTGAAAATCATTTCGGTACAAGACTTTGAGAATCGGCCTCCATTATTTGCCTCTATTCAATTGTGTCTCACATGATTATTCGAGTACTTtgtaatatctttgttcggtaGACCTTCTTTATAATTCTTGTACATGATCATCCATGTACATAAATTGCAAATTTTGAAGTTGGTTGTCATTGTTTGCTTATGAATGAGGGGtgtacaggggtcgaaattgccactagcccgctagtccgggactaccagatttacagccggactactgttttttttccagtttgatagcccaacgggctagtggaaaaacaatgcaaaaatcatcattacaaacaacaaagaactgtgctatggtgtattgtaaagtttgagccgtgacgcgagacataatgtgtctttcgggctaccaaaatatcatcagggctactaacaattattggttactagccccgctgactaccatgaaaatacacttaatttcaacCCCTGGGTGTATCAACATACACCTCTATTTTCAGTGGCGTGACATGAGACTTTGAGTCCATTACATCGAATTCCTGTGATTTGTAATCACTAACTAATAAATGGTTAAAATCTAATCTACTTATCTAGATATCATAATAAACCACACGGGAAAGCTAGTATTATTTTCGTTCATCAACACTAACTATCAGATGTGGATACCAAGCCCGATATGGTGATGGGAGAGGGGGGGCGGTCGGTGTGGTCAGTGTATACCCGCCCCATACACATGTTCTAATATTTCTGCTTGAAGGTGCCCCATATAACCTCTCTAAAATCCTATAGAATAAACCTGAGATTCCAACCACACAATGAAGAGAAAATAGAGGGGGTAAAACCATACCCACAACAAGTACATTTCGGgaggagtggggggggggggggcagggggtgTGACAGTCcactttgccccccccccccccccccccccccccccactccga
The sequence above is drawn from the Asterias amurensis chromosome 13, ASM3211899v1 genome and encodes:
- the LOC139946095 gene encoding monocarboxylate transporter 13-like, whose product is MAQPKEQKQSTSSWKWRGLRYIIPFVICIEHILVFGFLYNYSILFLSFQEEFGTGAAFTGWLGSLANSLTCLASPLTSSLLGRTGNRVILVAGHVFIFAGVMLTSVIPNLAYGILTFGILTGVGANFVIHTSLVLLLVWFEDSNYCRANAIAVLGSTLGVLAFSPLLTVCISRYGWRNALRIISGVILVFGVAFGLVLVDPPTYEKETCIKNDEAHLGEDKPEVVPLTEDGVDIGNNLQVMKDRTPENQSLCEELKEHHEDLTRQKQQKKCCFSSDNYEVLDMMKSFEPWVWSIGLTLSLMGWTFFTINFASFMDGRGLNSDQISLVIMLFAVGEIVGKVSIAAIGDNLPFQRIYVVAASMLLGTAALSFMTFVHTLEQMIALAVASGFIRSGLYGLSNVATVEIFADTYTTSGVVIMSMVPYGVGILLGAPLSGGLYDITGNYILSLVVIGAIFVCCAMLYLAIPIRRRLRARGVCCTATTTPVRL